Below is a genomic region from Bacteroidota bacterium.
ATACCTTGATTTAAATAAGTTATGGCAGATGCATATTCTTTCGTCGAAATCACGCATCCATCCCAGGTCATGAGTAATTCCAGCATCATCTCCTACGGTATCTTGTGCTTCAAAAGCATATTTATTTGCCTTATTATAATAGTCAAGAGCACGAACGTGATCGTAGCGCTGGAGCGGTATGTCTGTCCAGGATTGAAAGCCACCATGGTGACGTTTGCGGCAATGTCGGCCTTGTTATTCGCACCCGCGGCAATGGTTAGTAAGGTCATACTGCGCAATTGCTTTTGGCCAATAATTTAATCCATATACTCTGTAGGATTGGCCGAGGTATTATAATGCGCTTCAGCAATTCCATGCTCATATTTAATTTTTGTCGCAAGCTTTAACCCGTCTTTAATTGGCAAGAAACGAAACCAAAGAGAGTCCAAACGTAGCATTAATGAGCGGTAATAAAGTAGTGCGCACGACGTATCAACCTTGCAGTTTCCCAATAATCGGGCTTTGGAAATGTCATAACTACCTTGGTGCATCTTCTTGACGTAAAATTAACGATAGTTGGTATGCGCTGTCTATATTATCAATAAAGTTGTTGTAATCACTTTCATGTGATGCAATCTCATAATAAAGATTTGTATTTGCTGTCATTGGTAATTTCGAGTTGATGATATAAACTATCAAGCAATTTTTGCTTTGTCCAAAACAATTAATAGTTTGAAACAAAATAATGTAACTAATAAATAATTTAATATGCTTGAATTTAAACATCATTTTGTTATTAGGTGTTGAATTTTAGTCAGCAATTCATCTCTATATCAAATGGTTTCCAATAAAATCGTTCATACCTGCCTCATAACATAAATCAACTTCTTCTTTCAGCATTGGCTGTCATGGCAATTATTGGTCAATATTTGCTTTATCACCTTCCAGTTTTCTGATTGCTTTGGTAGCATCAAATCCATTCATTACGGGCATCTGGATATCCATCAGAATCACATCATATGTGTTGGATTTTAATTTTTCTACAGCAATTAATCCGTTCGCTTTCTAAATGTCTATCCATGCATCCTCAGCCCAGCATCTTCCAATTCTTCCTGAGCTAGAATTGCATTGTAATGATTATCTTCTACTAAGAGTATGTGCAAGCCTTTAAGTTGCTTTAGAACATCAGTAAAATCAATAACATCCTGAGTTGCTTCAACTGTTGTTTTTACTTTGTATGAGAATAATAAAATGGAACTGGCTGCCTTTACCTTTTCACTTTCAACCCATATTTTACCATTGGGTCAGTTTTAGAAATCCTCAAGCCTAATCCGATACTTCGCTAACTTTCCGTGTTGTATCGTTACTAAGCTTGTTCGAACGATTCAAATATTTTTTCCATCCTGTCTTTCTCGATACCAATTCCGGTGTCAGAAATGATAAAATGCAAATTCAAATTTTCACCAACCTGTTCTGATTTTATGGCCGTAGTTATCAATCCCTTTTCCGTAAACTTAATGGCATTACCAATTAAATTTAAAAGAATCTGGCGCAACCTTGTAGCATCACCTTGAACAACTAAATTTTCATTCGGAAAATCTTTTTGTAAAAACAAACCTTTTTCTTCAGCCTTGAACTGCATAATGGTATATACATTATTTACCAATTCATTTATTGAAAATGGTTCATGTTCCAGCTCTACTTTACCTGCATCAATTTTTGAAATATCCAAAATGTCGTTGATGATAACAAGTAATGAATCAAGAGGATTGTTTAATACCGGTTAAATATTTTTTTGATCATCATTAGGATTACGTCTGATTAAAATATCCGTCATCCTTTTTATCGCATTCATTGGTGTGCAATTTCGTGGCTCATATTTGCCAGGAACTGATGTTTTGCTTTTCCCGAAGTTCTGCACGTTTTTGTTGTTCAGCAATTTCTTTTGTGTTCGCAGATCGGCAGTGCATACGGTTTTACCGTTTTTCAAGAGGTAATTTATTTTTCAATGCCGCAGTATTCCGCCTAAAGCCATAAAAAACCAATAAAATAATAAAGGACAAGCACCCGGAACTGAACCTCATGTTTTCCACCATGGAGGAATGGTACAATAGTAATTTGTGTTCCTTCTTCATTCCACACACCATTGCTGTTACACGCTTTTACTTTGAAAATATATGTTCCTGGTTCGAGGTTGGAGTATGTTACAAATCTCCTGTCATTACTATATATCCAGTCCGGATCAATGCCTTGCATCTTGTAAGCATATTGGTTATCCTGGTTGAGAAGTAAAAGCTCCAGGAGCCACCAAATTCAAAGGTTAGCGTATTCTCGTTGTATATTATTTTTAAATGACCATCACCCGGTGGTAATTCACGATCAAAAATTTTGATAGATGATATGACAACAGTTGGAGGTGGTGATGCTGCGTTATCAATCTTGGAAGGATCAATAACATTTGTAGCCGTCCACTTCATCAAAAGCAACCTTCCATCCTT
It encodes:
- a CDS encoding response regulator gives rise to the protein MAVEKLKSNTYDVILMDIQMPVMNGFDATKAIRKLEGDKANIDQ